In Sporomusaceae bacterium FL31, the genomic stretch GGCAAGGCAAGTGGCTGACGAGGCTATTGCCATGTTAAGTTCATTAAACGATCCCTATTTTCGTGAGCGAATTGTCGATATTCAGGATGTTGCTCAGCAGTTAATTCAGAATTTGAATACAGATAGTCCATCAGAGCAGCAGTTCCCGGCAACGGGAAACTGGATTGTTGTAGCTGATGAATTAACGCCTGCTCAAACCATCTCGCTGCCAAAAGATAGAGTGTTGGCTTTTATCGTCCGCAAAGGTGGAAAAACTTCACATGCTGCAATTTTGGCTCGCACTTACGGGATACCGGCAGTGGTTGGTCTGACTGGCAGTTGGGATGATTTGATGATGGCCACAGGAATTGAACTGGATGGGACGCAGGGCTGGGTCAGGATTTTGTCTTCTGATGAGATTAACTCTTTACAGGAAAGCACTCTTGATCAAGGAGTGCAGGCTGAATTAGACAATGACTTCAGCCAGTCTGGTGGCGAAATGACGTTGGCAGCAAATATTGGCAGCCCCAATGATGTCTCTTTAATTCGCCGCTTTAAGGCGCAGGGCGTAGGGCTTTATCGTACTGAATTCTTATTTATGGGAGATGCGCTGCCAACTGAAGAGGAGCAAGTCAACGCTTATTTGGCTGTTATTCAGGAATGCGCCCCCGCCGTGACGGTAATTAGAACCTTGGATATTGGTGGTGACAAACGCGCACCTGCTTTAAATTTACCGATTGAAAGCAATCCTTTTCTAGGCGTTCGGGCTTTGCGGCTTTGCTTTAAAAATCCTGAACTGCTTACCACCCAATTACGGGCAATCTGGCGAGTGTCGGCAGCAGGGCCAACTGCTGTGATGTTTCCAATGATATCAAATTATGATGAGCTGATAAAAGCTAAGCAATATCTCGCTGAAGCCAAAGAAGCCGTGATAAGTCGGGGGCATCCGGTTGGAACACTACAGGTTGGGATGATGATTGAAGTTCCGGCCGCAGTTTGGCTGGCACCAAAGCTGGCGAAAGAAGTTGATTTCTTTAGTATTGGTACCAATGACTTAATTCAATATACACTTGCTGTTGACCGGGAGAATCATGAAATCGCCGATTTATACCAGCCTTATCACCCCGCTGTCTTAGGGATGATTGCCCAAGTTGCCAACGCCGCTAAATCTGCAGGGATCTGGACTGGGATATGTGGCGAATCTGGTGGTGATGTGTTATTAGCTCCGTTTTTTGCTGGATTGGGGATTGATGAGCTAAGCATGTCACCAGGTGTACTGCCCCATATGAGGAAAAAGTTAGCCGGGATTGACAGAAATGAACTTGCTGGATTCGTTGAGCAAATTCTTGATTGTGCAACAGCGACAGAAGTACTCACAATTCTGCAATCATATAGCAAAGGTGGTCATGACAATGCAAACAAGAGCAGTTAGATTATATGGAAAAAAAGACTTGCGTTTGGAAAGCTTTGAGCTGCCGGCGATTAAAGAGGATGAAATTTTAGTTCAGGTTGTGACAGACAGCATTTGTATGTCAACCTATAAAGCGGCTATCTTAGGCCCGGATCACAAACGCGTACCCAAAGATGTTGCCATCAATCCCATTATTGTTGGCCATGAAATGGCTGGCAATATTGTCGAGGTTGGAGCTAAATGGCAGCATCAATTTAAACCAGGCGAAAAATTTGCCCTGCAGCCAGCGTTAAATTATAAAGGCAGCATGGATTCACCCGGGTACTCCTATCGCTATTGCGGTGGTGCTGCAACGTACGTAATTTTACCGCAGGAGGTTATGGAATTAGGCTGCTTATTAAAGTACGACGGGGATGCCTACTATGATGCTTCATTAGCTGAGCCGATGTCCTGCATCATTGGGGCCTTCCACGCCAGTTATCATACCAGTATGGGTTCTTATGAGCACCGGATGGGCATTGTTGAAGGGGGAAAACTGGCGTTATTGGCTGGAGCCGGTCCAATGGGGCTAGGCGCTATTGATTATGTATTGCATGCTGACCGGCGTCCGGGAATGATTGTAGTAACCGATGTTGATCAAGCTCGTCTGGACCGGGCTAGAGCCATATTTCCGCCGGAAGAGGCACAGAAAAACGGTATAGAACTTATTTTTGTCAATACCAAGGAAGTCGCTGATGTTCCGGGCCATCTGAAAAGCCTGACAGGTGGTACTGGCTTTGATGACGTACATGTTTATGCACCCATTAGAACAGTAGTCGAACAAGCCGACCAAATTCTTGGTCGTGATGGTTGTCTGAATTTCTTCGCTGGACCTACTGATACCGCATTTTCCGGGTTAATCAACTATTACAATGTGCATTATAATGCGGCTCATGTGATGGGAACTACGGGCGGAAATACCAATGACATGATTGAATCTTTGCGGCTAACTGAGAAGAACCTCATCAATCCGGCCGTTATGGTCACTCATATTGGCGGTTTGGACAGTGTGGCGGAAGCTACTTTGAAACTGCCCGAAATACCGGGCGGCAAAAAACTGATTTATAGCGGGATTGACATGGAGCTTACCGCAATCGATGATTTTGCTGCTAAAGGGGCAGACAATCCACACTTTGCTAAATTGGCGGAAATTTGTCAGCGTAACCGAGGCTTGTGGAGTGCTGAAGCCGAGCGGTATTTGCTGGAGCACTGGGGAAAATAGTTTAATAGGATCAAATAAGTAAAGCTCTAAACCAGCTGTTGGTTTAGAGCTTTACTTATTTGATGGTATGCGTGATAAGACTGAATGGTTGAATGTTTCGGGATTTTAGTTTAGGCTGCTTATTTCGGTGGATGGCTAACGGGTCTAATTACCGGAAAATAAGGAATTTAGCGGGGATTAATTACCATAAAATTATTATGGACAACAATGTATAGTTTTGATAAAGTGAAATTACAAATACAAATGTTTACACAGGAAGAACTGTTATTAACAAATGTATTTGAAATACGCTGCTAAATGCAGCTCGCGAAACAAAGGAGGGGCAGTATATGGCTGGTTTTGATTTTGACAGCATGATTAAGAAAGATCGTACCGAAAGAAAGCATCAGCAGTTTAACGGGACATTGCTTGATTACCTGGCTATCGTCAAAGAGAATCCACAAGTAGCCATGCTGGCTCACCGGAGAATGTATGAGATGTTAAGCGCTCCAGGGGTTGATACCTTCAAGACGGAGGAAAATGCCCGCTTAAAGCGCATTCATGGCAGTGGGGTTCTGAAAAAGTACAAGTTTTTTGCTAATGATTTCTATGGTATTGACAAGAGCATTATGCAAGTTATGCGCTATTTTCATTCGTCTGCCATGAAAGGGGAAGAAGCCCGGCAGGTGCTGTATTTAGTAGGACCGGTGGGTGCCGGTAAATCCTCTTTAATGGAAGCGTTAAAAAAAGCATTGGAAATGAGTGCACCCATCTATACGCTGAAGGATTGCCCAATGCGCGAAGAACCGCTGCATCTTATTCCTAAGCATCTCCGGCCCGAATTTGAAAAGCTATTAAATGTAAAAATTGAAGGCGATTTGTGCCCGGTTTGCCGGCATCGCTTAAAACATGAATATCATGGCGAGTATGAAAAATTCCCGGTTGCCATGGCCGAATTCTCCATAAGGTCCCGTAAAGGAATTGGCGTTGTACCGCCTGTTGATCCCAATAATCAGGATACCTCAGTGCTTTCCGGTTCAGTGGATATTTCTAAAATGGACATGTTTGCTGAGGATGATCCGCGGGTGATGTCCCTTAATGGTGCCTTCAATGTTGGTAACCGGGGCATTGTTGAATTTATTGAGGTTTTCAAAAATGATGTTGAGTATCTTCATACTATGATTACGGCTACACAGGAGAAATCTATTCCTTCACCGGGGAAAGGTTCGATGATTTATTTTGACGGCATTATTCTGGCCCACTCCAATGAGTCAGAATGGAACCGGTTTAAGTCTGATCATACCAATGAAGCTATTCTGGACCGGATTGTTAAAGTGGAAGTTCCCTATTGTCTGGAATTGGACGAAGAGGTGAAAATTTATCAAAAGATCCTGAAAAATAGTTCGTTCAATGCGCATATTGCACCCCATACGATTGAATTGGCCTCCATGTTTGCCATCTTGACCCGGCTCAGTCCCTCCAATAAAGTGGACGCCTTAACAAAACTAAAAATTTATAATGGCGAGGAAATCGTAGAAAAAGGTTCAACCAAAAAGATTGATATTGGTGAATTGCGTGATGAAGCCCATCGTGAAGGGATGAGCGGCATATCGACCCGGTTCATCATGAAAGCGCTTGGTGCAACGCTGGCCGAGGCGGAAGGTGAGTGCATCAATCCGATCGCAGTCCTGGAGACGCTGATTAAAGCGGTAAAAGACATGGCGGTAGCAGACGATGACCGCAAACGCTATTTAGGCTTTTTGCAGGATGTTTTGAAGAAAGAGTACAATAAGGTGCTGGAGAAAGAGGTCACGAAAGCCTTTATTCACGGCTATAAAGAGCAAGCGGAAAGTTTATTTAATAATTACCTGGATCATGCTGAGGCCTTTGTGAATGCAACCAAATTAAAAGATGCTAATACTGGTGAGGAACTGGAGCCGGATATCCAATTCCTGCAGTCCATTGAAGAACAAATCGGCATTACCGGTACGGCTGCCCTCGGCTTCAGACAGGATGTTACCGCTTATATGTTTTCTCTGCTGCGCAATGGAGCTAAAATTGATTACCGCAGTTATGAACCCCTGAAAGAAGCCATTGAGAAAAAGTTAACGGTCTCTGTAAAAGAATTATCCCGGGTTGTAACCAAGTCCCGGGTTCGGGATGGTGAACAAGACAGCAAATATAATGCCATGGTTGCAGAGATGAAGAAGAATGGTTATTGTGATCACTGCTGTAATGTCATCTTAAAATACGCCGCCAATAACTTATGGAAAGATTAGCTAACCAATAAAGCCGCGGGAAGGAGGCTGGTGTAATGGCTTTGTTTAAAGACGGCAGCATGACTCCATCTGACCGGTCGCAATGGGACCGGAAACGGCATCGGCAACTGGTAGAACAGGCGATCAAAAAAAATATGGGCGGTATTATTGCCGACGAAAGCATTATTGGCCAGGACGGCAGCAAGAAATTCCGAATTCCGGTTAAAGGCATTAAAGAGTATCAGTTTATCTATGGTAAAAACAATCAAGGTGTCGGCTCCGGGGACGGAACTGAGGAGCGGGGGCAGGTGATCGGTAGAAACGGCCAGCCGCAACCGGGGCAAGGTGAGCAGGCGGGCAGCCAACCGGGAGAAGATGTCTATGAGACCGAGATTACGCTGGATGAGCTTATACAATATCTGTTTGATGACTTGCAGCTGCCGGACATGGAACGCAAGAAATTTGCTGTTGTTGAATCAGAACGAAAAAGTAAATTATCTGGTTATCAGAAAAAAGGCATTCCACCCCGGCTGGCAAAAAAACGGACAGTTGCCGAAAAAATTAAACGGGTTAAGTCTGCTTTGAGGGCAGGAGACGGTGATGGGGATGAAGTCGGCTATCACGGCTTTATTGAAGACGACCTGCGCTACCGCCGGGTCAAGGAAGAACAGCGCCGCCATTCGAATGCCGTGGTGATTTGCATAATGGACACTTCAGGCTCAATGGATCAGACCCGAAAATATCTGGCCCGCAGTTTTTACTTTTTGTTGTATCAGTTTGTCCGTTTTAAATATGAACAGGTGGAAGTTGTGTTTATCGCTCATAGTACTGAAGCGAAAGAAGTCAATGAACAGGAGTTTTTTCATAAAGGCGAATCTGGCGGAACCTTTATCAGCAGTGGCTATGCCAAAGCCTTGGAGATCATTGAGCAGCGCTATAATCCGGAAGTATGGAATATTTATGCCTTTCATTGCTCGGATGGTGATAATTGGGACGAGGATAATGACAAAGCGGTTATTCTGGCTAAGGAGTTGTGCGAGGTATGCAATTTGTTCGGTTATGGTGAAATTGCAGTCAGCTCTTATTATCGGACCATCCGTGAGACTTTTACCGAGAATATCAGTCATGATAACTTCGTGATCGCAACAATTGGCGGTAAGGAGGATGTCTGGCCGGCTTTTAAAAGCATCATTGACAAGGAAGGGATGGAGGTGACTGGGGATGGCCGGTGAATATGACATGGATGATTTAGCAGCATGGAACAAGCGGATTGAAGAAGTGGTCAGCACAATCGGTTTGGATTGTTATGAGCAGCATTTTGAAATTTGCAGTTACGAAGATATGCTTTGCTATGAGGCTTATGTTGGTATGCCAGCTCACTACCCGCACTGGAGCTATGGCAAAACCTACGAGAAGCAGAAGACTTACTATCAGTATAATTTAACCGGACTGCCTTATGAAATGGTCATTAATTCCGACCCTTGCTTGGCTTACCTGATGCGTGATAACACGCTGTTGCTGCAAATTCTAACCATGGCACATGTGTATGGGCATAATGACTTTTTTAAAAACAACCGCCTGTTTAGGCGGGATACCAGAGCTGAATTAACTCTGGAGTTATTCAAGGCGCATGCCGACAGGGTCAGAGGTTATATTCAGGATCCCAGTATTGGCCCTGACAGAGTGGAACGTATCCTGGATGCTGCCCATGCCTTGCGTTTTCAGATACCGCGTAATGGGGGCGGCTTCGCAAATGGACGAAAGAGTAGCGGTTTTGAAAGCAATGAAGCTGCGATTGAGCGCCGGAAGGACGACCTGCTGGGGTTTGTAGCTGAGCATGGTGCTTTATTGGACTGGGAGAGGGATTTAGTCAACATTGTCCGGGATGAATCCATCTACTTTATGCCGCAAATCGAGACCAAAATTATGAATGAAGGCTGGGCCAGTTACTGGCATTATCAAATTTTGCAGCAGCTTGAACTGCCACAAGCATTACACTTGGAATTTCTGCAGCGGCATAATCTGGTTATTCGTCCGCATCAAGGGAGGATTAATCCGTACTTTGTGGGCTTTAAGCTTTTTGAGTTTCTGAATAATCAGGTTGGCAGGGAGGAATTGATGGCAATCAGAGCCAATGAACGGGATCAGTCTTTTTTACGGCGCTTTCTAACCAAGGAACTTTGCGGAGAGTTAGGCCTATTTGTCCACGAAACTCAAGGACAAGATATTAAGGTAAAGGAAGTTGCTGATGAAGCGGGCTGGAAAATAGTTCGGGATAGCCTGGCAAATTCAGTAGGCAGTGGGACTATACCGGTTATTAAACCGGAAAGTATTGAAAGTGGGAAATTAATGATAGAACATTGCTACGATGGCCGGGAACTGGAGTTAGAGTATGCACGCAAAACCCTGAGCTATGTCGGCGTTCTTTGGGGCGGAGAGGTTGAACTCCATACAGTGATAAACGAAAAGAAAACTGTTATTAAGGATAAGCTGTGACTATGATCAAGTCACCACAAATGGAAGAGGTATATCAATAAACAGAGAAGGGACATGTGAGGTTCCCTTCTCTGTTTATTGATATACCTCTAGTTTTAACATACGGAATCTAAGTGGTTTTCCATGCAAGAGCTATTTCAATTTCAGAATCAAACAATCTCTATATCTGTTTTAACACAATTTCGTCCGGATTTCTTAGCCTGATACATGAGATGATCAGCGCGCTTCACTAAGGATTGCACGGTATCCTCACCTTGTGCAACCGTTGCACCAATCGAAACCGTCACCTGAATATCAGTGCCATGATCTACGGGAAGTATGGACTGTCCAATAAGGTGCCGTAATTTATCGGCAATTATCGTTAATTTTGTCTGAATATTAGGGCTGACAATTACAGCGACAATTTCTTCACCACCCCATCGTACTAGGACATCATGCTGACGAGTGTTATTCATTAATGTTCTTGCCAGCATTTTCAGCACTAAATCGCCGACATCGTGGCCGTAGGTATCATTGATGGTTTTAAAGTGATCAATATCTATAAATAATACGCCAAAGGTCGTTCCGCCTGATCTAATTTCATTTAATTTAGAATTAATGATGACCTCGGCGTAACGCCGGTTGCGTAATCCAGTCAGTGGGTCAATAGTAGCCTGGTCATTGAGATCAGCCAATTCTTTCATTAGTGTTTCGCGCGGGGAGTTATCACGGAAAAGCTCGATGGCGCCAATAAATTTGTCATGATTATCATACAAGGGAATCATTCGGGCTGATACCGGGACCTGATGACCTTCCTTATGGTTGAGGTACGCCTCTGTTTCGTATACTTGTCCAGTGCAAAGGCTGGCAGTAAAGGGACAGGATTTCTCACATAATCTTTCCCCGTGTTGATCAACATGCACCAGAGACTTATCGCAGCAGCATCTGCCAATAAACTCACTGGCAAGATACCCGGAGATTTTTTCAGCTTCAGGATTCCAATAGACGACAACTTTGTTCGTATCGACGATGATAATTCCTTCATACAAGTGATTCAAGATTTCTTGGATATTTTTAGCTTGCAGCAATAAAGTACTCAACAGATTACCCTCCCGTATTGAAATTTATAATAGCGTATAGGACTATAGTACTATTCTTTTTAGAACGGGTTTCTCCCTTTATCTTAAATTGATAAGATTAACAATATTTATGGAGCATTGTTTGAGGATGATGCAAGCTGTGGTTATCCCAAGTTGACAGTTTGTAAAAAAAACTAAAAATAGCAGGATTATCCAGATATATTGCAGAATATTATCAATCAGTAGCAGAATATAGCGGCAAACTTATCGAAAGATAAGGACGCAAAGCCATGGGTCTAATAACGTTAGTTAATGATTGCCAGGTTGCAGGTTATTGCAATTTTGGC encodes the following:
- the ptsI gene encoding phosphoenolpyruvate-protein phosphotransferase — its product is MLSSLNDPYFRERIVDIQDVAQQLIQNLNTDSPSEQQFPATGNWIVVADELTPAQTISLPKDRVLAFIVRKGGKTSHAAILARTYGIPAVVGLTGSWDDLMMATGIELDGTQGWVRILSSDEINSLQESTLDQGVQAELDNDFSQSGGEMTLAANIGSPNDVSLIRRFKAQGVGLYRTEFLFMGDALPTEEEQVNAYLAVIQECAPAVTVIRTLDIGGDKRAPALNLPIESNPFLGVRALRLCFKNPELLTTQLRAIWRVSAAGPTAVMFPMISNYDELIKAKQYLAEAKEAVISRGHPVGTLQVGMMIEVPAAVWLAPKLAKEVDFFSIGTNDLIQYTLAVDRENHEIADLYQPYHPAVLGMIAQVANAAKSAGIWTGICGESGGDVLLAPFFAGLGIDELSMSPGVLPHMRKKLAGIDRNELAGFVEQILDCATATEVLTILQSYSKGGHDNANKSS
- a CDS encoding alcohol dehydrogenase; translation: MQTRAVRLYGKKDLRLESFELPAIKEDEILVQVVTDSICMSTYKAAILGPDHKRVPKDVAINPIIVGHEMAGNIVEVGAKWQHQFKPGEKFALQPALNYKGSMDSPGYSYRYCGGAATYVILPQEVMELGCLLKYDGDAYYDASLAEPMSCIIGAFHASYHTSMGSYEHRMGIVEGGKLALLAGAGPMGLGAIDYVLHADRRPGMIVVTDVDQARLDRARAIFPPEEAQKNGIELIFVNTKEVADVPGHLKSLTGGTGFDDVHVYAPIRTVVEQADQILGRDGCLNFFAGPTDTAFSGLINYYNVHYNAAHVMGTTGGNTNDMIESLRLTEKNLINPAVMVTHIGGLDSVAEATLKLPEIPGGKKLIYSGIDMELTAIDDFAAKGADNPHFAKLAEICQRNRGLWSAEAERYLLEHWGK
- the prkA_1 gene encoding serine protein kinase, yielding MAGFDFDSMIKKDRTERKHQQFNGTLLDYLAIVKENPQVAMLAHRRMYEMLSAPGVDTFKTEENARLKRIHGSGVLKKYKFFANDFYGIDKSIMQVMRYFHSSAMKGEEARQVLYLVGPVGAGKSSLMEALKKALEMSAPIYTLKDCPMREEPLHLIPKHLRPEFEKLLNVKIEGDLCPVCRHRLKHEYHGEYEKFPVAMAEFSIRSRKGIGVVPPVDPNNQDTSVLSGSVDISKMDMFAEDDPRVMSLNGAFNVGNRGIVEFIEVFKNDVEYLHTMITATQEKSIPSPGKGSMIYFDGIILAHSNESEWNRFKSDHTNEAILDRIVKVEVPYCLELDEEVKIYQKILKNSSFNAHIAPHTIELASMFAILTRLSPSNKVDALTKLKIYNGEEIVEKGSTKKIDIGELRDEAHREGMSGISTRFIMKALGATLAEAEGECINPIAVLETLIKAVKDMAVADDDRKRYLGFLQDVLKKEYNKVLEKEVTKAFIHGYKEQAESLFNNYLDHAEAFVNATKLKDANTGEELEPDIQFLQSIEEQIGITGTAALGFRQDVTAYMFSLLRNGAKIDYRSYEPLKEAIEKKLTVSVKELSRVVTKSRVRDGEQDSKYNAMVAEMKKNGYCDHCCNVILKYAANNLWKD
- a CDS encoding UPF0229 protein; this encodes MALFKDGSMTPSDRSQWDRKRHRQLVEQAIKKNMGGIIADESIIGQDGSKKFRIPVKGIKEYQFIYGKNNQGVGSGDGTEERGQVIGRNGQPQPGQGEQAGSQPGEDVYETEITLDELIQYLFDDLQLPDMERKKFAVVESERKSKLSGYQKKGIPPRLAKKRTVAEKIKRVKSALRAGDGDGDEVGYHGFIEDDLRYRRVKEEQRRHSNAVVICIMDTSGSMDQTRKYLARSFYFLLYQFVRFKYEQVEVVFIAHSTEAKEVNEQEFFHKGESGGTFISSGYAKALEIIEQRYNPEVWNIYAFHCSDGDNWDEDNDKAVILAKELCEVCNLFGYGEIAVSSYYRTIRETFTENISHDNFVIATIGGKEDVWPAFKSIIDKEGMEVTGDGR
- the spoVR_1 gene encoding stage V sporulation protein R; amino-acid sequence: MAGEYDMDDLAAWNKRIEEVVSTIGLDCYEQHFEICSYEDMLCYEAYVGMPAHYPHWSYGKTYEKQKTYYQYNLTGLPYEMVINSDPCLAYLMRDNTLLLQILTMAHVYGHNDFFKNNRLFRRDTRAELTLELFKAHADRVRGYIQDPSIGPDRVERILDAAHALRFQIPRNGGGFANGRKSSGFESNEAAIERRKDDLLGFVAEHGALLDWERDLVNIVRDESIYFMPQIETKIMNEGWASYWHYQILQQLELPQALHLEFLQRHNLVIRPHQGRINPYFVGFKLFEFLNNQVGREELMAIRANERDQSFLRRFLTKELCGELGLFVHETQGQDIKVKEVADEAGWKIVRDSLANSVGSGTIPVIKPESIESGKLMIEHCYDGRELELEYARKTLSYVGVLWGGEVELHTVINEKKTVIKDKL
- a CDS encoding GGDEF domain-containing protein, with amino-acid sequence MSTLLLQAKNIQEILNHLYEGIIIVDTNKVVVYWNPEAEKISGYLASEFIGRCCCDKSLVHVDQHGERLCEKSCPFTASLCTGQVYETEAYLNHKEGHQVPVSARMIPLYDNHDKFIGAIELFRDNSPRETLMKELADLNDQATIDPLTGLRNRRYAEVIINSKLNEIRSGGTTFGVLFIDIDHFKTINDTYGHDVGDLVLKMLARTLMNNTRQHDVLVRWGGEEIVAVIVSPNIQTKLTIIADKLRHLIGQSILPVDHGTDIQVTVSIGATVAQGEDTVQSLVKRADHLMYQAKKSGRNCVKTDIEIV